The following proteins come from a genomic window of Phnomibacter ginsenosidimutans:
- a CDS encoding LptF/LptG family permease has protein sequence MTKLDWYILRQYISTFVFAILLLTFITIVIDTSEHSDDFVKSGLSTWEIIKQYHFGFVPRMITLLFPLFIFISVIFFTSKLAGRTEIVAILASGISFNRFLRPYWIGSIFFAILLWLSFRYVTPIANQIFSDFQNKYIDNPNYSGDYNASTIYFRNDSTHYGSVSYFDTAQKRGNAFALQEIKHNELKQNIRAESLVWDTAKRRWKLEVVTIRDINGDVEKVRQINDTVINLNFKPSEFKKGQYTKDILKTPELQELIRKEKLRGTEGINDLIVERHRRDATPISIVLLTMMGVAVSSRKVRGGSGLHLAMGIILAALFILTDRFSTIFSTKGNFPPALAAWTPNLIFFL, from the coding sequence TTGACCAAACTCGATTGGTACATATTGCGGCAATACATTTCCACTTTTGTGTTTGCCATTTTGCTCCTCACTTTTATCACCATTGTGATAGACACCAGTGAGCACTCCGACGATTTTGTAAAAAGCGGCCTCAGCACCTGGGAAATCATCAAGCAGTATCATTTCGGTTTTGTGCCGAGGATGATTACGCTGCTTTTTCCTTTGTTCATTTTCATTTCGGTCATTTTCTTTACCAGCAAGCTGGCCGGCCGTACAGAAATTGTCGCCATCCTCGCCAGCGGCATTTCTTTCAACCGCTTTTTGCGCCCCTACTGGATTGGCTCTATCTTTTTTGCCATTTTGCTGTGGTTGTCTTTTCGATATGTAACGCCGATTGCCAATCAGATTTTCTCCGACTTTCAGAACAAATACATTGACAACCCCAACTATAGCGGCGATTACAACGCCAGCACTATTTACTTCCGCAACGACAGTACTCACTATGGCTCGGTCAGCTATTTTGATACTGCACAAAAAAGAGGCAATGCCTTTGCCCTGCAGGAAATAAAACACAACGAACTGAAGCAAAACATACGTGCCGAAAGCCTGGTATGGGACACTGCTAAAAGACGCTGGAAACTCGAAGTGGTAACCATCCGGGATATCAACGGTGATGTAGAAAAAGTGCGGCAAATAAACGACACGGTGATTAACCTCAACTTTAAACCCAGCGAGTTTAAGAAGGGCCAATACACCAAAGACATTTTAAAAACACCGGAGCTGCAGGAGTTGATACGGAAAGAAAAACTTCGTGGCACTGAAGGTATCAACGATTTGATTGTGGAGCGTCACCGCCGTGATGCAACACCAATAAGCATTGTGTTGCTCACCATGATGGGTGTAGCGGTGAGCAGCCGCAAAGTACGTGGCGGCAGTGGCTTGCATTTGGCCATGGGTATTATTCTGGCAGCACTGTTTATCCTTACCGACAGGTTTAGTACCATCTTCAGTACCAAGGGCAATTTTCCGCCTGCTCTGGCAGCGTGGACGCCCAATCTGATTTTCTTTTTGTAA
- a CDS encoding PAS domain-containing sensor histidine kinase: MGYDTLVKDWSFDLFFEKHVVAEDHEKVQKAWEVASGGERNLEFDCRIIKADGTLGWIWCKSRIFYNEAGKPSFLMGFVGDETAAKSAEQEIKILNATLEKRVEEKTREVLEKETHYKGLLENMQEGIQIISFDWRYLFLNKVVIRQSKFSEAELLGRRMMDVYPGFEKAPLFVELQNCMQSRISKTIVNEFEFPDGSKGWFELSVQPVPEGILILSIDITDQKRLEKELVDRQIEQQKLTTQLTIEAQEKERNELAKELHDNINQILATAKIYLARAKKHEAIPHHLVQQGFECVNLAVDEIRTLSHTLVTPTLGDTGLIDALQSLSRQFANAHGQEITLINHLDPAVAIDEQKELMLYRIAQEQISNINKHAKATVVTIVLASTPTQLQMTITDNGVGFDTKEKAKGIGLRNMQSRVQFYAGEMRIISAPGEGCKLEITVPL, translated from the coding sequence ATGGGGTATGATACACTAGTGAAGGATTGGTCATTCGATCTGTTTTTTGAAAAACACGTGGTGGCGGAAGATCATGAAAAAGTGCAAAAAGCCTGGGAAGTAGCCTCGGGTGGAGAAAGAAACCTTGAGTTTGATTGCCGCATTATAAAAGCTGACGGCACGTTGGGATGGATATGGTGTAAGAGCCGCATTTTTTACAACGAAGCTGGCAAACCCTCTTTCCTGATGGGTTTTGTGGGCGATGAAACGGCAGCCAAAAGTGCCGAGCAGGAAATTAAAATACTGAATGCCACACTGGAAAAAAGGGTTGAAGAAAAAACCCGTGAAGTGTTGGAAAAAGAAACACACTACAAAGGCTTGCTGGAAAACATGCAGGAAGGTATACAAATCATTTCCTTCGACTGGCGCTACCTGTTTTTAAACAAAGTGGTGATACGGCAGAGCAAGTTTTCAGAAGCTGAATTGTTGGGCAGGAGAATGATGGATGTGTATCCCGGTTTTGAAAAAGCGCCGTTGTTTGTTGAGTTGCAAAACTGCATGCAAAGCAGAATTTCAAAAACCATTGTCAACGAGTTTGAGTTTCCGGATGGCAGCAAGGGGTGGTTCGAGTTGAGCGTTCAGCCTGTGCCCGAAGGCATACTCATTCTGTCGATTGATATTACCGATCAAAAAAGGCTGGAGAAGGAACTGGTAGACCGGCAAATTGAGCAACAAAAACTTACCACACAACTCACCATTGAAGCACAGGAAAAAGAACGCAACGAACTGGCCAAAGAACTACACGATAATATCAATCAGATTTTGGCTACTGCAAAAATTTACCTGGCACGTGCCAAAAAACATGAAGCCATTCCGCACCATTTAGTGCAGCAAGGCTTTGAATGCGTCAATCTTGCCGTGGATGAAATCCGTACCTTATCTCACACGCTGGTTACGCCCACGTTGGGCGACACCGGATTGATTGATGCCCTGCAAAGTTTGTCTCGCCAGTTTGCCAATGCCCATGGCCAGGAAATCACCCTCATCAATCACTTAGATCCTGCTGTCGCCATTGATGAGCAAAAAGAGTTGATGCTGTATCGCATAGCACAAGAGCAAATCAGCAATATCAACAAGCATGCAAAAGCTACCGTTGTTACCATTGTGCTGGCTTCTACCCCCACACAATTGCAAATGACCATAACAGACAATGGTGTGGGCTTTGATACCAAAGAAAAAGCAAAGGGTATTGGCCTGCGCAATATGCAAAGCCGGGTTCAGTTTTATGCCGGTGAAATGCGTATCATTTCTGCTCCCGGCGAAGGCTGCAAATTGGAAATAACTGTGCCGCTCTAA
- a CDS encoding CHASE3 domain-containing protein, with translation MLKKLHTSKVLSAIVIVAAILVVYGWIFNVNIFKSVLPGIINIKFNTAVGFLLLGTAVWLLEEKAEPRYLQWAKGIALFMFVFGLLSASQTIFDFNAGIDELIWKDDPNPVETKYAGRPSVHTSLSFAIISLVILFIQSKRMLWFCVISLIGIIIVSALVFLNQFFGSSFLQAIPWLAKTALLTAILFLLLSTSLLKSRHLANFKLTFEQKVGVYFAVSLLLLIFIFFAISDNNKQRADSEITIRHTYDTQLMSERIAKTTAEMQSSLRGFLVTKEDLYLNAFYNHVTAISRELKQFKKLTEINGEQQVRVDSLSQMIDRFIASRKILISVFQAGELTPEKLKVAANEGILLGGSVKNIISDIQRHENALLEIREERNNKTITNSNRIIVIFQGLTLLLIVTTFLIIYRKNQERNSAEAQLKASESELRKSMENLAFALESAGIGSWTIDLITGDIKRIGTS, from the coding sequence ATGTTGAAAAAACTTCATACTAGTAAAGTATTGTCGGCAATAGTGATTGTTGCGGCTATACTGGTAGTATATGGTTGGATATTCAATGTCAATATATTCAAGTCGGTTTTACCTGGCATTATCAACATCAAATTCAATACGGCTGTTGGTTTTTTATTGCTGGGTACAGCAGTATGGTTGCTGGAAGAAAAAGCAGAACCCCGCTATCTGCAGTGGGCAAAAGGCATTGCATTGTTCATGTTTGTTTTTGGCTTGCTCAGTGCCTCTCAAACCATTTTTGATTTCAATGCAGGTATTGATGAACTGATTTGGAAAGATGATCCCAACCCCGTTGAAACAAAATATGCCGGCAGGCCAAGTGTGCACACTTCGTTAAGCTTTGCCATTATTTCGTTGGTCATACTTTTCATTCAGTCAAAAAGAATGTTGTGGTTTTGTGTGATCAGTCTTATTGGCATCATCATCGTTTCGGCACTGGTATTTTTAAACCAGTTTTTCGGCAGTAGTTTTTTGCAGGCCATTCCATGGTTGGCCAAAACAGCATTGCTTACGGCCATATTATTTTTATTACTGAGCACATCATTGCTGAAGAGCCGGCATTTGGCAAACTTCAAACTCACATTTGAGCAAAAAGTGGGCGTCTATTTTGCGGTGTCGTTGTTACTGTTGATTTTCATTTTTTTTGCCATTAGTGATAACAACAAGCAACGGGCCGATAGTGAAATAACGATTCGCCACACTTACGACACACAGCTGATGTCGGAAAGGATAGCCAAAACGACTGCAGAAATGCAAAGTAGTCTTAGAGGCTTTTTAGTCACCAAAGAAGATTTATACCTCAATGCTTTCTATAATCATGTAACAGCTATTTCACGTGAATTAAAGCAGTTTAAAAAACTAACGGAAATAAATGGAGAACAGCAGGTGAGAGTGGATTCATTGTCTCAAATGATTGATAGATTTATTGCTTCAAGAAAAATTTTGATTTCCGTTTTTCAGGCAGGAGAGCTTACGCCGGAAAAGCTGAAAGTGGCAGCCAATGAAGGTATTTTACTTGGAGGATCAGTTAAAAATATAATCAGTGATATTCAACGACACGAAAATGCATTGCTCGAAATAAGGGAAGAACGGAACAATAAGACCATTACGAATTCGAACCGAATCATTGTCATTTTTCAGGGACTTACATTGTTGCTCATTGTTACCACGTTTTTAATCATCTACCGTAAAAACCAGGAACGAAATAGTGCAGAAGCACAATTGAAAGCATCGGAATCGGAGCTGCGTAAATCGATGGAAAATCTTGCGTTTGCATTGGAAAGTGCAGGCATTGGCTCTTGGACGATTGATTTGATTACAGGTGATATAAAGCGTATCGGTACTTCATGA
- a CDS encoding LysE family transporter, whose translation MKALLRIAFWGLGISALGTLPLGTINVAAMQISIAEGVWPASLFGVGAAIIEVAYVRVSLVGISWIQHRAGLLRLMDWLAFAIVATLAVTSFMAASNPAQDGKNVILNADVHPFILGVTMSALNPMQIPFWFGWSTVLFSKGILQANGQQFNWYSVGIGIGTLIGLAVFVIGGQVLLQNMHSHMNVVQYSIAAIFAITAVVFLYKIIFNKGAAAALQAKEKV comes from the coding sequence ATGAAAGCATTGCTGCGTATTGCTTTTTGGGGATTGGGCATCAGTGCCTTGGGTACTTTGCCATTGGGCACCATTAATGTGGCGGCCATGCAAATTTCTATTGCCGAAGGTGTGTGGCCTGCCAGCCTGTTTGGCGTTGGCGCCGCAATAATTGAAGTGGCCTATGTACGGGTATCGTTGGTGGGCATCAGCTGGATACAGCACCGGGCGGGCCTGCTGCGACTGATGGATTGGCTGGCTTTTGCCATTGTAGCCACCTTAGCTGTTACCAGTTTTATGGCAGCCAGCAACCCCGCACAAGATGGAAAGAATGTGATTTTGAATGCCGATGTGCACCCGTTTATACTTGGCGTAACCATGAGTGCTCTCAACCCTATGCAAATTCCGTTTTGGTTTGGGTGGAGTACGGTGCTGTTTAGCAAAGGCATTTTGCAGGCCAATGGTCAACAGTTTAATTGGTACAGTGTGGGCATTGGTATTGGCACCCTTATTGGATTGGCTGTGTTTGTAATAGGCGGGCAGGTGCTGCTGCAAAACATGCATAGCCACATGAACGTGGTGCAATACAGTATTGCCGCCATTTTCGCTATTACAGCGGTTGTTTTTTTATATAAAATCATTTTCAATAAAGGTGCTGCAGCAGCGCTGCAAGCCAAAGAAAAAGTGTAA
- a CDS encoding (Fe-S)-binding protein — MNVKTMAQWAAEGTAPDILFWVGCAGSFDQRAQKVTRAFAQILDAAGVSYGILGAEEMCTGDPARRAGNEFLFQMMASQNIAVLNGYGIKKIVTTCPHCFNTLSNEYPELGGQYEVVHHTTLLQQLINEGKVKMKEGGSFKGKRITYHDSCYLGRANQIYEAPRAVLEALDAELVEMKRCRSNGLCCGAGGAQMFKEEEKGNTRVNWERTKEALETQPAVIASACPFCNTMLTDGVKVNEKETEVQVLDVAELVAQSLA; from the coding sequence ATGAATGTAAAAACCATGGCCCAATGGGCCGCAGAAGGCACTGCGCCGGATATTTTATTTTGGGTAGGATGTGCAGGCAGTTTTGATCAGCGGGCACAAAAAGTAACCCGTGCTTTTGCTCAAATACTGGATGCTGCTGGTGTGAGCTACGGCATACTGGGCGCCGAAGAAATGTGTACCGGCGACCCTGCCCGCCGGGCCGGCAACGAATTTTTGTTTCAAATGATGGCCAGCCAAAACATTGCTGTGCTCAATGGTTATGGTATCAAAAAAATAGTAACCACCTGTCCGCATTGCTTTAATACGCTGAGCAATGAATACCCCGAACTGGGCGGTCAGTATGAAGTGGTGCACCACACCACGTTGCTGCAGCAACTCATCAACGAGGGCAAAGTGAAAATGAAAGAAGGCGGTAGCTTCAAAGGCAAACGCATTACCTACCACGACAGCTGCTACCTCGGCCGGGCCAATCAAATTTATGAAGCGCCCCGTGCTGTGCTCGAAGCCCTCGATGCCGAGCTGGTAGAAATGAAACGCTGCCGCAGCAATGGTTTGTGCTGCGGTGCCGGCGGTGCACAAATGTTTAAAGAAGAAGAAAAAGGCAATACCCGTGTCAACTGGGAACGTACCAAAGAAGCATTGGAAACACAACCCGCTGTCATCGCTTCTGCATGCCCTTTCTGCAATACCATGCTTACCGATGGTGTAAAAGTGAACGAAAAAGAAACCGAGGTACAGGTACTGGATGTGGCAGAACTGGTGGCGCAAAGTTTGGCATGA
- a CDS encoding sigma-54-dependent transcriptional regulator: protein MSSILIIDDERAIRNTLSEILQHEGYKIDVAENGEEGFEKFKKNSYDVVLCDIKMPKMDGIEFLEKSREVNPDVPLIMISGHGNIETAVEAVKKGAYDYISKPPDLNRLLITIRNATDKTTLVAETKTLKRKISKVQEIIGESEPIQKIKDTIAKVAPTDARVLVTGENGVGKELVAKWIHEQSNRCRGPLIEVNCAAIPSELIESELFGHEKGSFTSAVKQRIGKFELANEGTLFLDEVGDMSLDAQAKVLRALQEGTITRVGGDKEIKVNVRVVAATNKNLMEEVEARRFRLDLYHRLGVILIHVPSLNDRRSDIPALVDHFLTNICNEYGTAKKQIAADAVTMLQQYNWTGNIRELRNIVERLVILSDKTITAKDVQENVRM, encoded by the coding sequence ATGTCGAGCATTTTGATTATTGATGATGAAAGAGCCATTCGCAACACCCTCAGCGAAATTTTACAACACGAAGGCTACAAAATAGATGTAGCTGAGAATGGCGAAGAAGGCTTCGAAAAGTTTAAGAAAAACAGCTACGATGTAGTGTTGTGTGATATTAAAATGCCGAAGATGGACGGCATTGAATTTTTGGAAAAAAGCCGCGAAGTAAACCCTGATGTGCCGCTGATTATGATTAGCGGCCATGGCAATATTGAAACAGCAGTAGAAGCTGTAAAAAAAGGTGCCTACGATTACATTTCCAAGCCGCCCGATCTCAACCGGTTGCTCATCACCATTCGCAATGCCACCGACAAAACCACGCTGGTAGCCGAAACCAAAACGCTGAAACGCAAAATCAGCAAGGTGCAGGAGATTATAGGCGAAAGCGAACCCATTCAAAAAATTAAAGACACGATTGCCAAAGTAGCCCCCACCGATGCCCGGGTATTGGTAACCGGCGAAAACGGTGTGGGTAAAGAACTGGTGGCCAAGTGGATTCATGAGCAAAGCAACCGCTGCCGTGGTCCGTTGATTGAGGTCAACTGTGCTGCCATCCCCAGCGAACTCATCGAAAGCGAATTGTTTGGCCATGAAAAAGGGTCCTTTACTTCTGCCGTAAAACAGCGCATTGGCAAGTTTGAGCTGGCTAATGAAGGCACGTTGTTTTTGGATGAAGTGGGCGACATGAGCCTTGATGCTCAAGCCAAAGTACTGCGGGCTTTGCAAGAAGGTACTATTACCCGTGTAGGTGGCGATAAAGAAATAAAAGTGAATGTGCGGGTAGTAGCCGCTACCAACAAAAACCTGATGGAAGAAGTGGAAGCCCGGCGCTTTCGCCTCGACTTGTACCATCGCCTTGGTGTGATACTCATTCATGTACCATCGCTCAACGACCGCCGCAGCGATATTCCTGCATTGGTTGATCATTTCCTCACCAACATTTGCAACGAATACGGCACAGCCAAAAAACAGATTGCGGCAGATGCAGTAACCATGCTTCAGCAGTACAACTGGACGGGCAACATACGTGAACTGCGCAACATTGTAGAACGACTGGTGATTTTGAGCGACAAAACCATTACTGCGAAAGACGTACAGGAAAATGTACGGATGTAA
- a CDS encoding MerR family transcriptional regulator, which yields MQLFSIRDVERLSGIKAHTLRMWESRYGLVLPHRKESQHRFYTNDDLRRILRISWLYHQGYKISHIASLSEEAIAQMIDKEVRSGVFFVEQMTDLLQASRDMNAALFDSTLLSAILQLGLERAVVHVLYPFLEKIGLLWMNEELQPAQEHFASNLIRHLLIRHINELPMVKTNHQHCILLFGPEEEFHEIPLLFTYYLLRKNGYPTIYLGTNVAEATVEEYCKSKDILQLHYHQLTNFTRMDAQEYLDMWSHRFPNKQIVASGPLVQYIQHTAPNAWCLKSLQDLLHYCRQPFGGVLA from the coding sequence ATGCAACTGTTTTCTATCAGAGATGTGGAGCGTTTAAGCGGAATAAAAGCCCATACCCTTCGGATGTGGGAGAGCCGCTATGGCCTTGTATTGCCCCACCGGAAAGAAAGCCAGCACCGGTTTTATACCAACGATGACCTGCGCCGCATTTTGCGGATAAGCTGGCTGTATCATCAGGGGTATAAAATTTCGCACATTGCTTCGCTGAGCGAAGAAGCCATTGCGCAAATGATAGACAAAGAAGTGCGGAGCGGCGTTTTTTTTGTGGAGCAAATGACCGATTTGCTGCAGGCCAGCCGTGATATGAATGCTGCATTGTTCGATTCTACATTGCTGTCGGCCATTTTACAACTGGGGCTGGAAAGGGCCGTGGTGCATGTGCTATATCCTTTTCTCGAAAAAATAGGGCTGCTTTGGATGAATGAAGAATTGCAACCGGCACAAGAACATTTTGCCAGCAATCTCATCCGGCATTTGCTCATCCGGCACATCAATGAATTGCCGATGGTAAAAACCAATCACCAGCATTGTATTTTGCTGTTTGGTCCCGAAGAAGAGTTTCACGAAATCCCGCTGTTGTTTACCTACTATTTGCTCCGCAAAAACGGGTATCCAACCATATACTTAGGCACCAATGTAGCAGAAGCCACGGTAGAAGAATATTGCAAAAGCAAAGACATACTACAACTGCACTACCACCAGCTTACCAATTTTACCCGCATGGATGCTCAGGAATATCTTGACATGTGGAGTCATCGTTTTCCCAACAAACAAATTGTAGCCAGCGGGCCATTGGTGCAATACATACAGCACACGGCCCCCAATGCCTGGTGTCTCAAAAGCTTGCAAGACTTGCTCCATTATTGTCGCCAGCCATTCGGCGGTGTGTTGGCGTAA
- the lepB gene encoding signal peptidase I: MGWIIFLIGTIGWHIGMYGMFKKAGITPWKALIPFYNTWCIIDKIQIRRVWFWLQFIPIAGQFISIWLTIIFVMHFGRFNVLHHAAAVFVPFIYFPYLGFSPNERYAGREVFHNYKKPSSREWVDAAVFAVVAATLIRTFIFEAYTIPTPSMEKTLLVNDFLFVNKVSYGPRIPKTPLSFPFVHNLMPNSQIPSYLKWIQLPYSRIPGYEKVERNDVVVFNFPLGDTVINHPDYGSKTPYYDVLRGAPYNGNRDALMANWGDQILVHPMDKADNYIKRCVGVAGDTLQVIHGILYVNGQKAYSPAGEQTHYIVRTNGTPIDFDNLEDNTGIQLRWNVNKEADIEDLNKTFNEGGIYFLNMSPGDAAAFKKMSNVKAVEQYIIPADSSDTGLFPNAPGYGWSVDEYGPIVIPAKGATVSLTLQNLPLYERLIRNYEEHTLEVKDKQIIIDGKPADKYTFKYNYYWMMGDNRHNSQDSRYWGFVPETHVVGKASFIWFSWENGPRWKRIFSSIK; the protein is encoded by the coding sequence ATGGGTTGGATCATTTTTTTGATAGGAACGATTGGCTGGCACATTGGTATGTACGGCATGTTTAAAAAAGCCGGCATTACCCCCTGGAAGGCCCTCATTCCATTTTACAATACCTGGTGCATCATCGATAAAATTCAAATTCGCCGGGTATGGTTTTGGCTACAGTTTATTCCTATTGCCGGGCAGTTCATCAGCATTTGGCTCACCATCATTTTTGTGATGCATTTTGGAAGGTTCAATGTATTGCACCACGCAGCCGCTGTATTTGTGCCGTTCATTTATTTCCCCTATCTCGGCTTTTCGCCCAACGAACGCTATGCAGGTCGTGAAGTATTTCACAACTACAAAAAACCTTCGAGCCGCGAATGGGTAGATGCTGCCGTGTTTGCGGTAGTAGCGGCTACACTTATCCGCACCTTCATTTTCGAAGCCTACACCATTCCTACTCCGTCTATGGAAAAGACTTTGTTGGTGAATGATTTTCTCTTCGTTAATAAAGTATCGTACGGTCCCCGTATTCCCAAAACGCCGCTGAGTTTTCCGTTTGTACACAACCTCATGCCCAACTCACAAATACCTTCTTACCTCAAGTGGATTCAACTGCCTTACAGCCGCATACCCGGCTACGAAAAAGTAGAACGCAATGATGTAGTGGTATTCAATTTTCCGTTGGGTGATACGGTGATCAATCATCCAGATTATGGCTCTAAAACACCGTACTACGATGTACTGAGGGGCGCACCATACAATGGCAACCGCGATGCGCTGATGGCCAATTGGGGCGATCAGATTTTGGTACACCCCATGGACAAAGCCGACAATTACATCAAACGTTGTGTGGGTGTTGCCGGCGATACATTGCAGGTCATCCATGGCATTTTGTATGTAAATGGTCAAAAGGCCTACAGCCCTGCAGGAGAGCAAACCCATTACATTGTTCGCACCAATGGCACCCCCATTGACTTCGACAATCTGGAAGACAATACCGGCATTCAGCTGCGTTGGAATGTAAATAAGGAAGCCGACATAGAAGATCTGAACAAGACCTTTAATGAAGGCGGCATTTACTTTTTGAATATGTCGCCCGGCGATGCTGCTGCATTCAAAAAAATGAGCAATGTAAAAGCCGTGGAGCAATACATTATTCCTGCTGATAGCAGCGATACAGGTTTGTTTCCGAATGCGCCGGGTTATGGCTGGAGTGTAGATGAATACGGCCCCATTGTGATTCCTGCAAAAGGCGCTACTGTGTCACTCACATTGCAGAATCTGCCATTGTACGAACGCCTCATCCGCAACTACGAAGAGCATACGCTGGAAGTGAAAGACAAGCAAATCATCATCGATGGTAAGCCTGCAGATAAATACACTTTTAAGTACAACTATTACTGGATGATGGGCGACAACCGCCACAACAGCCAGGACAGCCGCTACTGGGGTTTTGTACCCGAAACACATGTAGTGGGTAAAGCCAGTTTTATTTGGTTCAGTTGGGAGAACGGTCCTCGTTGGAAACGGATTTTCAGCAGCATCAAATAA
- a CDS encoding cytidine deaminase produces the protein MANKTHQFTYELHENESSLSPADQALLQAAREHTAAAYAPYSAFKVAAVAQTSSGHIVKGSNQENASYPVGICAERVLLSALSTLHPTEAVATMAISYHNLHGNSGKPASPCGMCRQALVEYEQRFNQPMRLILSGQQGEVMVIASAKDILPFGFTAEDMK, from the coding sequence ATGGCAAACAAAACACATCAATTTACTTACGAGCTCCACGAGAACGAAAGCAGCCTTTCGCCAGCAGACCAAGCATTACTCCAGGCAGCCCGGGAGCACACTGCTGCAGCATACGCCCCTTACAGTGCATTTAAAGTAGCCGCTGTAGCACAAACCAGCAGCGGACATATTGTAAAAGGTAGTAATCAGGAAAACGCCAGCTATCCCGTTGGTATTTGTGCAGAAAGAGTGTTGCTCTCGGCACTCAGCACTTTGCACCCAACAGAAGCCGTAGCTACCATGGCCATATCTTACCACAACCTGCATGGCAACAGTGGTAAGCCCGCATCGCCCTGTGGCATGTGCCGCCAGGCATTGGTAGAGTACGAGCAAAGGTTTAACCAGCCCATGCGCCTCATTCTCTCAGGTCAGCAAGGCGAAGTAATGGTGATTGCTTCTGCCAAAGACATATTGCCGTTTGGCTTTACAGCAGAAGACATGAAGTAA
- a CDS encoding DUF1572 family protein, with protein sequence MITAADFTKDIITRFIYYKQLGDKTFAQLSEAELKWEPAEGANSIAIIVQHMYGNMMSRFSNFLTEDGEKPWRNRDAEFEPMNVSKQDLIDFWETGWSHVLSTIGSLNDAQLMQDVTIRTEKLKAYDALLRQLAHYGYHIGQIVMLGKMLRKNDWQNLSVPKGGSAAYNEAMKK encoded by the coding sequence ATGATTACAGCAGCTGATTTTACCAAAGACATCATTACCCGCTTTATCTATTACAAGCAACTGGGCGATAAAACATTTGCACAATTAAGCGAAGCAGAATTGAAATGGGAGCCTGCGGAAGGTGCCAACAGCATTGCCATTATTGTGCAGCACATGTATGGCAACATGATGAGCCGGTTCAGCAATTTTTTGACAGAAGATGGCGAAAAGCCTTGGCGCAACCGCGATGCAGAATTTGAGCCCATGAATGTAAGCAAGCAAGACCTGATTGATTTTTGGGAAACTGGCTGGAGTCATGTGCTGAGTACGATTGGTTCGCTCAACGATGCGCAACTCATGCAAGACGTAACCATCCGTACCGAAAAGCTGAAAGCCTACGATGCCCTGCTGCGTCAACTGGCCCACTATGGCTATCACATTGGGCAAATAGTAATGTTGGGCAAAATGCTGCGCAAAAATGACTGGCAAAATTTATCGGTGCCCAAGGGCGGCAGTGCAGCGTACAACGAAGCGATGAAAAAGTAG